The Macaca nemestrina isolate mMacNem1 chromosome 1, mMacNem.hap1, whole genome shotgun sequence genome contains the following window.
tcatagggaaaaaaatgaaatattacataTGAAGGAACAAAGAGAAGTCTGGCAGCAGATTTCTCATTGGAAATGATGCAAGCCAGAAAATAGTGGGGCAACCTCtaaagaatcaaagaaaaaaacatgctAACACAGACTTCTATACCCAGTgaaaacatctttcaaaaatgaaggcaaaataaagactcAAAAGTGAAAAGAATTCATCACTATAGACCCCATcaacaagaaatgttaaaggaagttcttcagacagaagaaaaatgatatcaGATAGAAACATGCATCTACCCAAAGGAATTGAGAGCATTAGGAATGATAACATTCTTATtgccactgtaacaaattaccacgactacaaattaccacaactttgtgacttaaaacaacatacaCTTATTCTTTTATAGAATTGGATGCCAGAACTCTGAAACGGTCTtcactgagccaagatcaaggtgttggcaggactgtGCTCCCTCCAGACGCTCTGCAGGAGAATGGGTTTCCTCACTCTTTCCAGCTTTTGAAAGCTGTCCCTATGCCTTGACTCATGGCCCCACATCATGTCACCTTTTCTCCCTCTGCCTTCGTTGTCACATCACTTTCTATCTCTCACATCTTCAAATTTCCCCCTACCTTCCTCTTCTAAACATGCTTGTAATTTCATTTAGGACCCACCCAGAAAATCCAAGATAGTTCCCCAAGTCATATACAATATGTTCTGGGAGCACAGTAAAtctaaaatagaaatcaatagcagaaaGACCTCTGGAAAATCTTCAGGTAGTTGAAAACTAAATATCTCACTTTGAAATAACTCATGGGACAAAGAAATCAAAaggtaaattagaaaatatttttagctgaataacaatgaaaacacaatatatcAACATTTACAGGATACTGCTAAAGTAGTACTTGggggaaaatttatagcactaaacacatATATTAGTAAAGATGAAAGGTCTCAGATCAATAACCTCAGCTTCCATCTTgagaaactagaaatagaagagcaaattaaacccaaatcaagcagaaggaagaaaaaagagaagaaatcaatgaaatagaaaaaaacacaaaagtaataggaaaaaaaatcaatgaacacaAAAGCTGGTTCTTATAGAAGATCAATAAAATGGATAAACCTCTAACcagactgatttaaaaaaaaaaaaagagaagacacaactACCAGCTGTATCTAGAACAAGACAAGTGACATCACCATAGTTTCTAtagatatttaaagaataataaagaaatattatgaacaactgaATGCCAATACATTTGACAACATAGACAAActggacaaattccttgaaaggcACAGACTACCAAAGCTCACTCAGAAAGAAATAGATAAACTGAATAATTAAAtctaataaagaaattaaatttgttaTTAAAAGTCTTTTCACATAGAAAACTTCAGGCCCAGATAGTTTTTCTTGGAATGAAGCACacataaggaaaaataatacCTATTTTACACAAACTCTTCCAGGTAATTGAACAGGAGTACTTATTCTATAAAGCCTGTTTACCCTGATTCCAAAGTCTGACAAATatattacaagaaagaaaaactacagtTCACTATTCCTTCATgcacatagattttaaaatttcaaacaacATGCCAACAAATcaaatctatatatataaaaaggatgGGGCCAGAGGCAGcaggtcatgcctgtaatcctagcactttgggaggccaaggtgggagaatagcttgaagccaggagttcaagaccagcctaggcaacatagtaagactccatctctacaaaaaaaatttttttttaattagctgggtgccaccagctacttgggaggctgaggtgggaggatcacttgagcccaggagttcgaggctgtagtgagctatgatcgtgccattgcagtccagcctacataacagagcaaaaccttatttcaaaaaaaaaagataatgcattATGACCAAGTGGTATTTTTCTCAGAATGCAAGACTGCtctaacaatttttaaatcaattgaCGAAATTCACCatattaagaaactaaaaattttaaaagcccacATGATTCatcaaaagatgaaaagaagccTTTGACAAAACCCAACATCTATATCTAATACAAATTCTCAAAGgactagaaataaaagaaaatgtcccCAGCTTGATAAAGGGTGTGTAGAAATCACCTACAGCTGACATCATATTGGTGTGATGTCACACAGTAACATCACACCAATATGATGGTGAAAATGAATGCTTTCCCCCACTTCTACTCAACACCGCACTGAGATTAAGCTAGAGCAGTAAGCCAGTTAAAAAATAAGAGCAGGCttccaattcaaaaaaaaaaagtaaatacaaaaaattcgccaggcgtggtggcgggtgcctgtagtcccagctactcgggaggctgaggcaggagaatggtgtgaacccaggagatggaacttgcagtgagctgagattgcgccactgcactccagtctggactccatctcaaaaaacaaaaaagaaaaggaaagaaaagaaagaaagtaaaagtgtCTATATTCACAGACCTTCTAATAAAATTACCTTCCACATAGAAAATCCAGTAGAATCTATAAAAAAGCAATCAGAATGAACAAGGAGTTCAGCAAGGTTGCCAGATGCAAGctcaatataaaaaaaattctacatacTAACAATTAACAATCAGAAACTGGAATTTAACAAAATAACATTTACTATAACATCAAACACTAAGAGATAAGTAAATATGCAAgatctctacactgaaaactataaaatatagtAGCCATGTTATTCACAATATTTCATAACTGGGAATAgccaaaatgtccatcagcaaCACAgagaatagatgaataaattgtGGTGTATTCATACAATTGAATTTTACAAagcaataaaaaagacaaattactGATACATGGAAACAACATTGATGAATCCCACAGACATTGCCAAGTTAAagaagccaagcacagaaagaagaGTCCATACTatcatgattccatttatatacgAAGTTCCAGAAACTAAGCTGTGGTGGGAGTGCCTATCTCTGGctgcggggtgtgtgtgtgtgtgtgtgtgtgtgtgtgtgtgtgtgtgtgtgtgtgtgagacagagagagagagacaatttaTTTTAGGCCTGGATGGCTACATGTACATATTCACTGGGGACGGGGGACAGGCTGGAGATCCCTTTGGCATGTTTGGAAATGCTCAGAGCAAGTAAGCTGGATGGAAGCTGGGCCCCTGTCCCTTTAAAGTGAGCCCCTGGtatgagagagaaacagagagagagagaggcaataGAAAAGAAGGAGCCTCCTAGGGTGATGGAAGTGTTCTGCCTCTTGATATGGTTGCTGGAAATATGAGTGCATACATTTGTAAAACATCATACAACTGTGCTCCTACATGATTATATTTCACCATATGTAAGTTATACCTCAGTAAAAGTGttcaaataaaaagagagagaagggacatCAGTCCTTCCTTACCCACTCATGAAGTCTCCAAAGATATACAGGCCATTGAGATTTGGGGATTCACAACCACGATAGACATAACCTCCCGTGACTGATTTCCCCACTGCGTGGCCATAAGCATAGATTGGCAGAACATCATCTGTCCAGGGGAGAGGAAAGAGAGTGAGAGTCGTGGCCTAAAATTGAAAGCTtcaaggaggaagaaggggacTTTTTAATGCAGTTGCCTAATTCAGTGAAGAACACTTTACCTCTTGGTCTTCAGTAGGACAGGCAAGCAAGTAAATCATGTTTATTGTTCTCAATAGGCCATCCACAATATTTGCAAGCTTCCTACTTAACTGCTATCCTCAGGCAGAGAGGAAGCCAAAAATTCCCTCCATCTATGACGCAGTGACCTGGAAATTCACATGGCTAAGTTTTCCCTGTAGGTTGATATAGCAGATACCCTGGTTTAAGGATATGGAAAATATTGTCACAGTCTGTAAGACTGCTTTATAACTTAGAGGACAAGAAAAGACTAAGAAGTAGTAATAGAGTCAGAACACTAGAATTTTGAGCCAGGTGGAGTTTCTAAATCACACCTTGATTATTGGTGTTTAGAAAGTgtcctgggctgggcatggtggctcacgcctgtaatcccagcactttgggaggctgaggcaggcggatcacaaggtcagaagattgagaccatcctggccaacatggtgaaaccccatctctactaaaaatacaaaaattagctgggattggtggcacatgcctgtaatcccaggagattgaggcaggagaattgcttgaaccagggagtcggaggttgcagtgagccgagatcgtgccactgcactccaacctcgtgacagagcaagtctctgtctaaaaaaaagaaaagaaagtgtccTCTTACTTGACTATATGCAGAATATCATTTCAGTGGCCTGTACCAGttgggaaataaataaaaacatacaccAATTTTGCTgtgccagtggttctcaaaataaTTTGCCTAAAATTAATGTGGGTAACTTactaaaatacagattcctaCGTCAATCTCATGCCTCCAATCTAcccaaaattcaaattcattaGGTCTGAGGCAGAGTCTAggaattcacttttttaaaatagcCACTGCCAAGATGTCACTGGTGCCAGTGAGTGGCTGGAGGACGGATTGGAGAAGCACTACACCACAGGACACGAACAAGGCGTGATTTAAATGACCTGCAGGGCAGGACATTCAGGTTTTattccccacctccacctccagcccACTCAACTCATCCAAGAAATCACCGAGAGAGCTTCTTACTTACCCAAAGAGGCATTGTGACAAAGTTTTTTGTCATAACATGCAAACCCTTCCTTGGCTCTCCAGCCGTAATTGCCACCTTTCACAATGAGGTCAACCTCTTCAAACCTGTTCTGGCCCACGTCCCCACAGAATATCCGGCCTCGACCCTGGTGCGTGATGGGGTCCCCTCGGTCCACAGCACAGCGCCACATGTTCCTAATCCCATAGGCATAGATGGCGGGGTGGGCCCCTGGCTCAGAAACAAACGGATTGTCCGAGGGGACTCGGTACCGCTTGCCATCTGAGCCTGCCCTGTTCACATCGATCCTTAAAACTTTTCCCAGCAGGGAACTTCTGAAAGAAAGAAGGCCAGGAAACAGAATCAGGTAACCAAGGAAAGCACAGGACtggaagagacaacccacaagGGCCGACTCATAGTTGATGCCAAGAGACTGCTAAGGATCACATGGGAAGATGTGActtcttattttccttatttttttgtaCCAGCAAGAATGAGcttgaagattttcttttaaatctataCAAGATATTTAAGACTGCCGCATGTTTGGCTCAAAAAGAACTACGAGGCAAAAATTTGATGTGATCTTGGCCCATTTGACCCTGAGCAAGTTGCAGCTTCAATTCTTATTTTAATGATGAGGACAGCTTCTCTCTGATTTGGTCTAAtatgacaaatttttaaaagaagctagttacactgtttattctttatttaacaACGTGGTCAGttaaaagaacagaacagaagtGTTTGGGAGGCTCTGCCAATGACTATGGTCTCTGGGACTGACTTTCCTCATTTGAAAGTCAGAGGAGAGTAACTGATGGCCTTGTGCCACTGCTTCCTATGATGATGAGAAATTTCACACTCAAGTAAAGGGTCTGGAATCTAATGGACACATGATAATCAGAGgctgctattatttttaatatattggccaggtgcagtggctcatgcctgtaatctcacattttgggaggctgaggtgggcggatagcttgaggccataagttcaagaacagcctaggcaaaacagtgagaccccatctctatttaaaatatattgctagataaatattatttacctTGCAGTGTGGTTTTGATATAAGGGTTAAATGAGTTATTGTGTATATAGCGTTTAATGCAATTCTTGAATCACAGTAGGTATTTGACAAATGTTAGCTTTGTATTATTATTAACCTCAGTATTTCTATTACTAGGAACAATAGAAGCCAAGTGCTTACTGGGTGCAAAGGGCAGAAGGACCACATGACCTTTGTCTAGGCAACACAGCATCACTGGGCTCTGGCGCCATATTGTGTGGGTTGGGATTCTGTTTTTTCCACTTACTCATTGTATTACCTCTGTGCCtccatttgcttgtctgtaagaTGGATACTATTATATGTATACTTCAtatgattcattcattccatGTGTAATTATGGAAAGGCTcccttgtgccaggcactgtcctaagtgTTGGTGATATAtcaattaacaaaatagatattaGATATAAATTCTTGCCCTTGAAGGTTGTTAAAATTACCTTCTCAAATGTACTTAGACCAGTGCCTGACAAGCTGCAAGCACCTAATACACATTGGCTCTCAGTAGTTAACTTCTCATGTGTCTCCAGGGCCTAGCACAGCACCTGGAACATGGTGTTCAATAATATTATTGAGTGGAATTGAATTAGATGATTAGTGTGGTGAATAATGACCtggtgatatatatatttttaaaatcccgAATTCTCCTTTACATAACACTCTGACAGTTATATTGAGCATTAATAATATTAACTACCAAAATATACTGTGTCTGAAATTtatggaactgaaaaccaaacattCCTCCCATTGCCTCAATGGAGTGGACTACATCTTGCAGCATGTGATTTGAGTTTGATGCCATCCCTGCAAAAACACCGTACCAGGGGCTCACTCTGATGGGACAGGGTCCCAGCCTCCACCCAGCTTACTTGTTCTGAGCATTTCCAAACAGGCCAAAGGGGTCTCCAGCCTGTCCCCCGTCCCCAGTGAATATGTACATATAGCCATCTAGGCCAAAAAGAAGTTGTCCGCCATTATGGTTTGAGGCTGGTTCTTCGATCTCCAAGATGAccctggaagagaaaaaggaaaccatGCATTAGGATTTGACACAAGCTAAAGTTACATCCTCTTGAGATACCCAGAAATGACTGGTCCAAGCCACCAAGATTTGCCAAGTCAGCTAAGACCTGCTTCTGAGTTTTTGAGGATCACAAAGCAGGTAGCTTTGGGGCTCTGAGATGACCCTTTTTTCTTGGTATAACTCTTTCatggctcatttttcttttctctctctctttttttttttttttagacagagtctcactctgcatccaagctggagtgcaatggtgcaatcttagctcactgcaacctccacctccagattcaagcaattctgcctcagctgaGAGCCTCCCACAGCTGGGATTACCACcgcatctggctttttttttttttttagctggagtcttgctctgtcacccaggttggcatgcaatggtgtgatcttggctcactgcaacctctgcctcccaggttcatgcaattctcctgcctcggcctcctgagtagctgggactacaggcatgtgccaccatgcctggctgatttttggtagagacaaggtttttccatgttggccaggctggtcttgaactcctgacctcaaatgattcgcctgcctcaacttcccaaagtgttggtattacaggcatgagccaccatgcccagcctcatttttctttcataccATGATTTAATGAGCTGTGGAACCAGCCAGGGTAACAACTGTCCTTTTCTAGGGCTTGCCCTTACTCTCTGCCCTACCAGAATGCTCCATCCCTTCTTTTGAACAACTTAAGAGGGGTTAATCTACCAGTTCTTTATGCTCTTTGCAATCCTCCAACCTGTCTACCATGGGAAAAGAGgcaagggagaaaggagaagaaggggaaaaaaaaggcagagtgGTAGGGTGGAAAGAGCATGAGCTTGGGGTCAGTTAAAACTGAGTCTTCACTTGGCCATGCAGCCATAGCTTGATGGCCTTGTGCCACAGCTTCCAGTTAGAATGAGAAATCCCACATTCAAAGTAAAGGGCCTGGGATGTAATGGCCACATAATAATCAGAGGCTACTATTATGTTTCACATGTTGATGTTATCTATAATTCTTTCTCAGACCCTTATGACTGTTGGTCCTTGCTTACCCTTTGTAAAGACAGGCAAGTATGTCTTTATTCAGGGTAACTGTAAGGTGATGGCTACATCCCATTAAACAGCCTTAACTCAAGAGTCTAACTTGGGCCGTCCTCAGTCCACAGTGACTCCTTTCTCAACAGTTGGAGTAGTTCTGTAAAATCAGTAAAATTCCCCTCTATTATCCCACAGACTTGGTGGGCATTATTTTGGAATACAGTACAGCAGCAGGCTCTCATGAGTACCTCTCACCTCTCTGATTTCAGGTCAGCTTTGTTAGGATCAGCCCGAGAAACCTTCATCTGACTAATCCGGATCTTTTCTACCTTCTTCTTGTCCAGGCACGAATAATAAATATAGAACTTGCGATTGTGGCGGAATTTGGGGTGAAAAGCCAACCCCAAGAAGCCTCTCTCATCCCCGATCCATGGGGTGGTCAACACGATGTTCTTGAGGTCCAGGAAGGGTTGCTCCAGGCGACTCCCATCAGGGAGATAGACCCACACCACTCCTACCTGCTCGGCAACAAAGAAGCGATGGGTGCCGTCCCCGGCATGGACCATGGAGACGGGGTTCCTCAGCCCGTTGGCCACCTCGCTCAGGCAGAGCTGCAGGCAGCCCCGAGGATcctgggccaccatgcccaggttgCGGTTGAGATAGTTGTTCCTCAGGACGTTGGGGAAGCAATAGTCCTTGTCAGAAAGATCCAGGAGGTGGCAGAAGCGGACACCGTCCATTCCGTGAGACTCCTGGAGGCCTCGGTCATTGGTCAGCAGGGAGATGGCGGAGTGGCAGTTAGAATGGAAGGCAGAGCAGTAATCAGAGCAGAGGCCGGGGAGATTCCGGAGGGGCGTCTGGGGGTTCTCGGCGTCGTAGAGGTGGGCTGCGTAGGGCGAGCACTCCTAGAAAAGAACGCGGAGCTCAGGCTCAGCATCAGACCTGCCATACCAGCGCTTTGAGCAAGCTCACGTTTTGagcaagcagaaaagaaaaaatggtccTCGGGGAAAAAAGTCAGGATTCTGGAGTTTTTGTTACCAACTGCTGCTAAAACTCTTCTCTGTGATTTTCTACCCAGTTAATGCTCCTGGAAGGCAGAAAGCAGGGAAAATCTCTCATATTCACTACGCTATCTCTAACATTTCAGCCTAGTTTTTGacatttaaagttttattaaattatgcatgaatattttttcaaaaaattactaaatttctagatctctttctttttatttttttaattttcattttattttattttttgtagagacggcttcaccatgttgcctaggctgatctcaaactcctgggctcaagtgattctcctgcctcctcaatatcacaaagtgctggcatttacaggcatgagccaccgtgtctgcccagcctcattttcttaTGGATGCTGTATCTactaagattttatttctttatacaaATATGAAACAATTTGGCAAAAATTTCATATTTGTTCAAATATGGTTGTTGGAGATACAgtgttaattatttaatttttctgtgcttttccatatttttggaatattttacaatgaaaaataaaattatcaaaatggaCATTGGATGTATCACTCTCGGAGATTAGGTGTCTAGCAATTTCTtcaattatttacttaaaatatttcagtgtttaatatatgcaaagtaCCATGCTGGAACCTATACACATTTGAATTGTGGCTATAGGGCAATGTGCCTGCTCCTTACACAAACATATGAGGACTATTTGCCCAAAGGAGTAGCTGCTACTCAGACCTCCCTAGACTATAAcactttttagaagaaaaatagaatattgtGAGCAGATGAGCGACTCCCAGTAGTGATGAAAGGCAGAGGCAACTGAAATTAGAAAGGTAAGAAAGTCCAATTCAAAGGGTGTCGTTTGGAGCCGTGCGTTCCAGCAGAGTTCACCTATTGGCCCAGAAGCCCCCTTCTGATCACTAATGACTCTCCTGAGCCAGCCAGCCTGCGCAGAACCATCTCATTCACCTCTGTGCTCCCATCGCTTCACAAAAGGACCAGCAGCGTTTTTCATGTATATGTGAGTTCCCTGTTCTGTCTTATTTCCTCTAATTGTAGATTGCAGAGCCAGCTTTCGGTCATTGGGCGGAGGGGAAGAAGGAGCCCAGAGATTCACAGGCTCCCCTCGGGGTGTCTGTTTCCATTTAAGACACTTATTACAGCAGCTGTCAAGAAGCAACATGACCGACCCACTCTTAAGTGTCCCCTTGCTCATTCTGTCCACTCTCGGAGAgtgggaaaaagagagaggggagacTGAATTAAGGATCCAATACTAGAGAATAGAAGGGGGCTGTGGAAAGAGAACCACTACTATGGCACACTCTCATGCAGCCATTTAGAGTTTGCAAAGTTGCTTCTACTCAATTAGCACAGTAACTAAGCAGATACTTCCCTACTTTAAAGGAAGACAATTAAAGGCCATAAggtctctggccaggcacagtggctcacgcttgtaatcccagctctttgagaggatgaggtgcacagatca
Protein-coding sequences here:
- the LOC105493466 gene encoding HHIP-like protein 2 codes for the protein MLRMSTPNLCGGLHCWAPWLSSGILCLCLIFLLGQVGLLQGHPQCLDYGPPFQPLLHLEFCSDYESFGCCDQHKDRRIAARYWDIMEYFDLKRHELCGDYIKDILCQECSPYAAHLYDAENPQTPLRNLPGLCSDYCSAFHSNCHSAISLLTNDRGLQESHGMDGVRFCHLLDLSDKDYCFPNVLRNNYLNRNLGMVAQDPRGCLQLCLSEVANGLRNPVSMVHAGDGTHRFFVAEQVGVVWVYLPDGSRLEQPFLDLKNIVLTTPWIGDERGFLGLAFHPKFRHNRKFYIYYSCLDKKKVEKIRISQMKVSRADPNKADLKSERVILEIEEPASNHNGGQLLFGLDGYMYIFTGDGGQAGDPFGLFGNAQNKSSLLGKVLRIDVNRAGSDGKRYRVPSDNPFVSEPGAHPAIYAYGIRNMWRCAVDRGDPITHQGRGRIFCGDVGQNRFEEVDLIVKGGNYGWRAKEGFACYDKKLCHNASLDDVLPIYAYGHAVGKSVTGGYVYRGCESPNLNGLYIFGDFMSGRLMALQEDRKTKKWKKRDLCLGSTTSCAFPGLISTHSKFIISFAEDEAGELYFLATSYPSAYAPHGSIYKFVDPSRRAPPGKCKYKPVPVRTKSKRIPFKPLAKTVLDLLKEQSEKAARKSATSASGPAQGLSQKGSSKKLASPTSSKNTLRGPGTKKKARVGPQVPQGKRRKSLKSHSGRMRPSAEQRRAGRSLP